A region of Daphnia carinata strain CSIRO-1 chromosome 10, CSIRO_AGI_Dcar_HiC_V3, whole genome shotgun sequence DNA encodes the following proteins:
- the LOC130701473 gene encoding NEDD8-activating enzyme E1 catalytic subunit-like, protein MSTTNWNGRWFHLRKVLERGGPLAHPDFQASNETLDFLLDNCKILVVGAGGLGCELLKNLALMGFRQLHVIDMDTIDVSNLNRQFLFRHSDVGKPKAEVAANFINQRILHCNVTPYYAKIQDYDTSFYSQFHVVVCGLDSIIARRWINGMLISLLSYEDGELDPSSIIPLVDGGTEGFKGNVRVILPGMNACIECTLDLFPPQISFPLCTIAHTPRLPEHCIEYARLLQWPKENPFGEDVAIDGDDPNHISWIYEKALQRANEYGILGVTYRLAQGVVKHIIPAVASTNAVVAAACALEVFKLASSCAPKLDNYMVFNDTDGIYTYTYAAERNENCVACSQIPKDLVFHENTRLSEVMEHLSTTYQMKGPGVTTTDKQGRNRTLYLPNVSSIEERTRPNLKKTLKELELKDGAQLIVADVTSPNSIEFHLKLHASMDT, encoded by the exons ATGAGCACCACTAACTGGAATGGCAGATGGTTCCACTTGAGGAAAGTTTTGGAACGAGGTGGGCCTTTGGCTCACCCAGATTTCCAGGCCTCGAATGAGACTCTCGATTTCTTGCTGGACAACTGCAAG ATTCTTGTTGTTGGGGCTGGCGGTTTGGGTTGCGAGTTGCTCAAGAATTTAGCTCTAATGGGCTTCCGCCAGCTTCACGTAATCGATATGGATACTATCGACGTTTCTAATTTGAATCGACAGTTCCTGTTCCGTCACTCGGATGTTGGGAAACCGAAAGCTGAAGTCGCTGCCAACTTTATCAACCAGCGCATCCTCCATTGCAACGTCACCCC GTACTACGCCAAAATTCAGGACTACGATACCAGCTTCTACTCGCAATTCCACGTCGTCGTCTGCGGGCTGGATTCGATTATCGCTCGGCGCTGGATCAACGGCATGTTGATCAGCCTCCTCTCTTACGAAGACGGAGAACTCGACCCTTCGAG CATTATCCCATTGGTGGACGGCGGAACTGAGGGATTCAAAGGCAACGTTCGAGTGATATTGCCAGGAATGAACGCTTGCATCGAGTGCACTTTGGATCTGTTCCCACCTCAA ATCAGCTTCCCGCTGTGCACCATTGCTCATACGCCTCGCTTGCCGGAACATTGCATCGAATACGCTCGACTTCTACAGTGGCCTAAAGAGAATCCGTTCGGAGAGGACGTTGCGATCGATGGCGACGATCCAAATCAT ATTTCCTGGATTTACGAGAAAGCCCTGCAAAGAGCCAACGAATACG GAATTCTGGGAGTCACGTATCGTTTGGCCCAAGGGGTTGTTAAGCACATCATTCCCGCCGTGGCGTCAACAAATGCGGTTGTGGCCGCTGCTTGCGCTTTGGAAGTTTTCAAGTTGGCCTCATCTTGCGCCCCTAAATTGGACAACTACATGGTTTTCAACGATACCGATG GGATTTATACTTACACGTACGCAGCGGAAAGGAACGAGAATTGCGTGGCCTGCTCGCAGATCCCCAAAGATTTGGTTTTCCATGAAAATACACGGCTGAGCGAAGTGATGGAACACCTATCGACGACCTACCAGATGAAGGGACCGGGCGTGACGACCACCGACAAACAGGGCCGTAACCGCACGCTCTACTTGCCCAACGTTAGCAGCATCGAAGAGCGAACGAGACCTAATCTCAAGAAAACACTCAAAG agCTGGAGCTGAAAGATGGTGCGCAGTTGATCGTAGCTGACGTGACCTCGCCAAACTCTATCGAATTCCACTTGAAGTTGCACGCCTCGATGGATACATAG